In Plodia interpunctella isolate USDA-ARS_2022_Savannah chromosome 17, ilPloInte3.2, whole genome shotgun sequence, one genomic interval encodes:
- the LOC128677049 gene encoding uncharacterized protein LOC128677049, with protein sequence MDKETVVSSRHDRELRKKIITPGDYTVVPYEDSRCRITITDIKCCNDGGPCDIESESRIFSDSFDGNVLIGDSDCFLDRDFELVLQQMCLGEVCEVNMVYNDGAEVLVKEISCKVELREVTEEQLISDWSWQRLQETALHHKDCGVKLVSEKRIVDAFKRFNKALKFVTAIEPIDPEIIDEETVKELIDLKIKLYSNLAHCQLQFEEYDAALELCNKALKYDSDSLKALYRRCTAYIGLHKYEEAWVDIQHVLRLDPNDKAAQNKASQIRPKVEKITKEYNAVIKKMFS encoded by the exons ATGGACAAAGAAACAGTTGTTAGCTCAAGGCACGATCGAGAATTGCGAAAGAAAATCATTACGCCCGGCGACTACACGGTCGTCCCATACGAGGATTCCCGCTGCAGGATCACGATAACTGATATTAAATGCTGCAACGATGGTGGGCCCTGCGACATTGAATCGGAAAGTCGTATCTTCAGTGATTCTTTTGATGGCAATGTCTTGATTGGGGATTCTGACTGCTTCTTAGATAGAGATTTTGAATTAGTGTTACAGCAAATGTGTTTGGGGGAGGTCTGTGAAGTGAATATGGTGTATAATGATGGAGCAGAGGTGTTGGTGAAGGAGATATCCTGTAAGGTTGAGTTGCGGGAGGTAACCGAGGAGCAACTCATCAGCGATTGGAGTTGGCAACGGTTGCAGGAGACAGCTTTGCATCATaag GATTGTGGAGTAAAACTTGTGAGTGAGAAGAGGATAGTTGATGCATTCAAGAGATTCAACAAAGCTCTGAAGTTTGTGACTGCTATAGAACCAATTGATCCTGAGATCATTGATGAGGAGACTGTGAAGGAACTGATAGATTTGAAG ataaaattatacagcAACTTAGCACATTGTCAACTACAGTTTGAAGAGTACGATGCAGCATTAGAACTTTGCAACAAAGCTCTCAAGTACGACTCGGATAGCTTAAAAGCTCTATACAGGAGATGCACAGCTTATATTGGCCTACACAAATACGAGGAAGCGTGGGTGGACATACAACATGTTTTACGACTAGATCCTAACGATAAAGCTGCTCAGAACAAAGCCAGTCAGATCAGGCCCAAAGTAGAGAAGATAACGAAAGAATACAACgctgtgataaaaaaaatgtttagttaA